The Syntrophorhabdaceae bacterium genome includes a region encoding these proteins:
- a CDS encoding TRAP transporter small permease — MRVFLAGVLKISQFMQGVAAVSLTFMMLLTTLDVVLRLFGKPIPGAVEIIAICGGIVIGFTVPISFWMRGHIAVDFVLNRLAGPVKNLINVMTRCVGIGLCLLISWNSVKIGTGMRKAAEVSGTLELPLYPVEYALAFCFLVLSIVLLCDILKIFGGTYE, encoded by the coding sequence GTGAGAGTTTTCCTTGCCGGCGTGCTGAAGATCAGCCAATTCATGCAGGGCGTAGCCGCTGTTTCGTTGACGTTCATGATGCTTCTCACCACGCTGGATGTCGTGCTGAGGCTGTTTGGGAAACCCATCCCGGGCGCCGTAGAAATCATTGCAATCTGTGGGGGGATCGTCATTGGCTTTACGGTTCCTATTTCCTTCTGGATGCGCGGCCACATCGCCGTAGATTTCGTCCTCAACCGGCTTGCCGGACCAGTAAAGAACCTTATTAATGTCATGACACGATGTGTCGGAATCGGTTTGTGCCTCCTGATCAGCTGGAATTCGGTGAAGATAGGGACCGGGATGCGCAAAGCGGCGGAGGTTTCAGGAACTCTTGAACTGCCTCTCTATCCCGTTGAGTATGCTTTAGCCTTCTGCTTCCTCGTGCTTTCAATTGTCCTCCTCTGCGACATCCTCAAGATTTTCGGAGGAACCTATGAGTGA
- a CDS encoding TRAP transporter large permease produces MSELMTGCVALVTLIVLFFTGLELPFCMILVGFAGFTYLVDFRGATHMMAKDMYDVFVSYGYTVFPLFIFMGQIAFASGIAKRLYDCAYRFIGHIPGGLAMATVGGATAFKALCGSAVATAATFSSVAIPEMDRYGYSKTLSTGLVAVVGTLGCLIPPTVFLIIYGLLTEQSIGTLFLAGIVPGLGIALLFVLTIYGWAKINPSLAPAGEKSTWKQRIASLPEVVVVLAVFMLMIVGLLKGFFTPTEAGSVGTMAVLLMVVVRKQLSFKGYVKAIGDAMRTACMILLLIGGSSILGHFITITNIPQLMADWATSLPLNRNVVMIIICFVYLIGGSFIDDLAFMILATPIFFPVVQKLGFDPVWFGIMLAVTIMIGIVIPPVASNVFIVHKLSKTPMATVYKGVVPFLLGIVVFAALLFIFPQLALFLPHYLMK; encoded by the coding sequence ATGAGTGAGCTGATGACGGGATGCGTCGCGCTAGTGACGTTGATCGTCCTATTTTTCACCGGGCTTGAACTTCCCTTCTGCATGATCTTGGTGGGCTTTGCCGGATTCACGTATCTTGTCGATTTCAGGGGAGCCACCCATATGATGGCAAAGGACATGTACGATGTCTTTGTCTCTTACGGGTACACGGTTTTCCCTCTTTTTATCTTTATGGGCCAGATCGCGTTCGCCTCAGGCATCGCGAAGCGGCTGTACGATTGTGCCTACCGGTTTATCGGCCACATTCCAGGCGGACTCGCGATGGCCACGGTGGGCGGGGCTACCGCATTCAAGGCCCTCTGCGGCTCAGCAGTAGCCACGGCAGCAACCTTCAGCAGTGTGGCTATTCCTGAAATGGATCGGTACGGTTACAGCAAGACCCTCTCCACCGGCCTCGTGGCCGTGGTCGGGACTCTGGGCTGCCTCATCCCGCCCACAGTTTTTCTGATCATCTATGGCCTTCTCACCGAACAATCGATAGGGACATTGTTCCTGGCCGGGATCGTCCCCGGGCTCGGGATCGCCCTTTTATTTGTGCTCACGATTTACGGGTGGGCTAAGATCAACCCATCCCTTGCTCCTGCCGGCGAAAAGTCCACTTGGAAGCAGAGGATAGCGTCCCTGCCCGAGGTGGTAGTCGTCCTTGCCGTCTTCATGCTCATGATCGTCGGACTCCTGAAGGGGTTTTTTACCCCTACGGAAGCGGGCAGTGTCGGCACTATGGCGGTTCTTCTCATGGTGGTTGTCAGAAAACAGCTGAGCTTCAAGGGGTATGTCAAAGCGATCGGAGACGCGATGCGCACGGCATGCATGATCCTGCTGCTGATTGGAGGCTCCTCTATCCTGGGCCATTTTATAACGATCACAAACATTCCACAGCTCATGGCGGACTGGGCCACAAGCCTTCCCCTCAACCGGAATGTCGTGATGATTATTATCTGTTTCGTATACCTTATCGGCGGCTCGTTCATCGATGACCTCGCCTTCATGATTCTTGCCACCCCCATCTTCTTCCCGGTTGTCCAGAAGCTCGGTTTCGATCCGGTCTGGTTCGGCATCATGCTCGCGGTCACCATTATGATCGGCATTGTCATTCCCCCTGTGGCCTCCAATGTTTTCATCGTGCACAAGTTAAGCAAAACACCCATGGCCACCGTGTATAAGGGCGTAGTTCCGTTCCTGCTCGGCATCGTCGTCTTCGCGGCTCTGCTCTTCATCTTCCCGCAACTCGCGCTTTTTCTACCTCATTACCTAATGAAGTGA